One window of Chitinivorax sp. PXF-14 genomic DNA carries:
- a CDS encoding acetoacetate decarboxylase (ADC) — translation MNLRHVAAITGLFLNIAATPSWAQSAAATAQPDNATINIAGHTVPVVAGGLYDRYRSNPPLSVIASEAPDVDLGWFKGMKKEKVDIGFESYSPNFYYKNSRITAVYTADISRLRELMPAAVLKEVQPLQIWPGRGLIAFTAYSYHYCDNDSYNEVALSIITNKPGNSNFGPFSLIGQSLSSDFWGYVLKLPVNTELARVRGVVGYNLPKWLTGIDVKDQEQSLAFTITDSETGKTDVVFEGKKLPNPSRKVEMVSNSFTNIDHQGRLTYGYAVSRQLSHATSTSAEAANLALNGGSLSTYIKSLQLGKMLKYEYVPEFQSALYAPAPLATLLTSK, via the coding sequence ATGAATCTCCGCCACGTCGCAGCAATTACCGGCCTGTTCCTGAACATCGCCGCCACGCCCAGCTGGGCGCAGAGTGCGGCAGCAACAGCGCAGCCTGACAATGCCACCATCAACATCGCCGGGCACACTGTCCCGGTGGTAGCGGGTGGCTTGTATGACCGCTATCGCTCCAATCCGCCGCTGTCCGTCATTGCATCGGAAGCGCCGGATGTTGACCTGGGCTGGTTCAAGGGAATGAAGAAGGAAAAGGTTGATATCGGCTTTGAATCCTACTCGCCCAATTTCTATTACAAAAACAGCCGAATTACTGCCGTATACACGGCAGACATTAGCAGGCTCAGAGAATTGATGCCTGCTGCCGTGCTGAAAGAAGTTCAGCCACTGCAGATATGGCCAGGCCGAGGGCTGATCGCATTCACTGCCTATTCTTATCACTATTGCGACAACGACAGTTATAACGAAGTGGCCCTGTCGATCATTACCAATAAGCCTGGCAATTCCAATTTCGGCCCGTTCAGTTTGATCGGCCAGTCGCTGTCCAGTGATTTCTGGGGCTATGTGCTGAAGCTGCCGGTCAATACGGAGCTGGCAAGGGTCAGGGGCGTAGTGGGATACAACCTGCCGAAATGGCTGACCGGCATTGACGTCAAGGACCAGGAACAATCGCTGGCCTTCACCATCACAGACAGCGAAACAGGCAAGACCGACGTGGTTTTCGAAGGCAAGAAGCTGCCCAACCCCTCACGCAAGGTTGAAATGGTGAGCAACAGCTTTACCAATATCGATCACCAGGGGCGGCTGACCTATGGTTACGCCGTCTCGCGGCAGCTCAGCCATGCCACCAGCACCAGCGCGGAAGCGGCCAATCTGGCACTGAATGGCGGCAGCCTGTCCACCTATATTAAATCCTTGCAGCTGGGGAAAATGCTGAAATATGAGTACGTGCCCGAGTTCCAGAGTGCACTGTACGCCCCGGCGCCACTGGCAACCCTGCTGACCAGCAAGTGA
- a CDS encoding NADH:flavin oxidoreductase/NADH oxidase family protein codes for MTPFTSLSLPNGTMLPNRLAKAAMEENMADKDHAPSDDLIRLYRTWADGGVGLMITGNVMVDRRAMTGPGGVVLESAQFGARFETWSAAARTQGAQVWMQINHPGRQMPAALGQETIAPSEVAMDLGNFSKQFTAPRAMTEADIADVQARFVKTAQLAEQFGFTGVQIHAAHGYLISQFLSPITNKRTDRWGGSIENRARLLLNIVRKVRQAVSASFAVSVKINSADFQRGGFSADDAKLVVAMLNPLGVDLIELSGGSYEAPAMHGQARDGRTLAREAYFLEFAKDIASVAKMPIMVTGGIRRYPVVEQVLAGGIDVAGMATALAIDPQLPKTWRADTSASTTLRAIRWKNKVLASVGYMAMVKYQMRRLSLGKRTRPDVAPALALVHQQWDTTIRNFQYRRWMNAQAVPA; via the coding sequence ATGACACCCTTTACTTCCCTGAGCCTGCCCAACGGGACCATGTTGCCAAACCGCCTTGCCAAAGCCGCCATGGAGGAAAACATGGCCGACAAGGATCACGCCCCATCCGATGACCTGATCCGCCTGTACCGCACCTGGGCCGATGGTGGCGTCGGGTTGATGATCACCGGCAACGTCATGGTCGACCGCCGCGCCATGACCGGGCCAGGCGGCGTGGTGCTGGAGTCGGCGCAATTCGGCGCCCGCTTTGAAACGTGGTCTGCCGCGGCCCGCACGCAGGGCGCGCAGGTCTGGATGCAGATCAACCACCCTGGCCGCCAGATGCCTGCCGCACTGGGGCAGGAAACCATCGCGCCGTCCGAGGTGGCGATGGACCTGGGTAATTTCTCCAAGCAGTTCACCGCGCCCCGCGCCATGACTGAGGCCGATATCGCGGACGTGCAGGCCCGTTTCGTCAAAACGGCACAACTGGCGGAACAGTTCGGCTTCACCGGCGTACAGATTCACGCCGCACACGGCTACCTGATCAGCCAGTTCCTGTCTCCCATCACCAACAAGCGTACGGACCGCTGGGGTGGCAGCATCGAGAACCGCGCCCGCCTGCTGCTGAACATCGTGCGGAAAGTGCGCCAGGCCGTGAGCGCCAGTTTTGCCGTCTCGGTGAAGATCAACTCGGCCGACTTCCAGCGCGGCGGCTTCAGCGCCGACGATGCCAAGCTGGTCGTCGCCATGCTCAACCCGCTCGGCGTGGACCTGATCGAGCTGTCCGGCGGCAGTTACGAGGCACCGGCCATGCACGGCCAGGCACGCGATGGCCGTACGCTGGCGCGCGAAGCCTATTTCCTGGAGTTCGCCAAGGACATCGCCTCCGTTGCCAAGATGCCCATCATGGTGACTGGCGGCATCCGCCGCTACCCGGTGGTGGAGCAAGTGCTGGCAGGCGGCATCGACGTCGCCGGCATGGCCACCGCACTGGCGATCGACCCGCAGCTGCCGAAGACATGGCGCGCCGATACCTCGGCCTCGACCACACTGCGCGCCATCCGGTGGAAGAACAAGGTGCTGGCCTCGGTCGGCTACATGGCCATGGTCAAGTATCAAATGCGTCGCCTCAGCCTGGGCAAGCGCACCCGGCCCGATGTGGCGCCAGCCTTGGCGCTGGTACACCAGCAATGGGACACCACGATCAGGAATTTCCAGTATCGCCGCTGGATGAATGCCCAGGCCGTTCCTGCGTAA